Proteins encoded within one genomic window of Haematobia irritans isolate KBUSLIRL chromosome 5, ASM5000362v1, whole genome shotgun sequence:
- the LOC142239991 gene encoding uncharacterized protein LOC142239991 translates to MLDLVSDLLENSQTENKYETLKSRIISIFSESDERKLKRLLSGQMLGDQKPTQFLRTIQNLGQGQVGEKVIRSIFLDQLAENFRAILAISEQQDVNKLAEQADKIIDMTLPSTIGNIDPSSSTEKRFLL, encoded by the coding sequence ATGCTCGACCTGGTAAGTGATTTGCTAGAAAATTCCCAAACAGAAAACAAATATGAGACTTTAAAATCAAGAATCATATCAATCTTTtccgaatcggacgaaagaaaattgaaacgACTTTTAAGTGGTCAAATGCTAGGAGATCAGAAACCAACACAATTTCTACGCACTATCCAGAATTTAGGCCAAGGCCAAGTCGGAGAAAAGGTAATTCGATCCATCTTCCTCGACCAACTTGCCGAAAACTTTCGTGCTATTCTGGCCATTAGTGAGCAACAAGATGTCAACAAATTGGCAGAACAAGCCGATAAAATAATTGATATGACTCTGCCATCTACTATTGGTAATATTGATCCCAGTAGCTCGAcagaaaaacgttttttactttga